In Mytilus edulis chromosome 8, xbMytEdul2.2, whole genome shotgun sequence, the genomic window TATGCGAACCAGTCACTGTTTTCCCGTTTCGTATTAATTCGCCTTGTTCGTTATGATTTACCACGTTTTTGTCTTGAGCTAAAACGAATCTGTAAAGGTCGGCAGCATGTTGTTTAATTTTTTGGGGTAAAGTACATGGGGCATGAAGTTAGTGACGGGGTGTTCTCCATGGTCGGTTTtcgatatttcttttttttctaaagtcCGTTTGAAGGTTAGTTTGTGTTTGATTCACGAGACGTTCGTATCGTTCTTTAGACACGTGTATGAGCTCTTTGGCCATTACTGTTcgttcaaaaataacaaaacaggTTTAATCAAAAGGCAAGTCAGTGTAGGATGTCTCACTAAAATATTCCTTTTCCGTGTGTATGTGATCGATCGGGATGACAAGGAACGAATGTGTAATATGTAAGGTCGTAGTTTACTTATATGTGAGGGTCTCACCGGTATACTTCTTCTGTACACATTCAATGCTATTTCCGATATGATATCCATTTGGTCGTTCGAAGCTGACTGAATTAAGACTTTCTGCTGTCTAGGGGCAGCATCATATGCAAATTTAAGAAATGTACTGTATGACGTGATACTCAACGGCATATTGTTTGTCAACTGGTGCTTTACGTTTGCTCGTCACGGTTTTATTACTTTGGGGCATATACAATGGTGACGTCATCACTTGGAAATATCGAAGTACGTAAGCGGTACTTTTTATTCGTATAAGGTGACAAGTCGCATACTAGGTACCCACCAACTGAAACACAATTGATAGCTTTATCATAAGCGTCTTTGAAATATTTCGTCTCCCCGGGAAATGCCTGACTTGCAAAGGCGATGAGTTGTTTTTTTATCTCTGTTATTAGCCATTAGAACAAAAATATGGGTGTTCAAACTTATCGATCGGAAATGTGTCCCTTTTTCAAACAGGTTTTGGGTGATGAAAATTACCGAACAGTTCCTGTGATGTGATAGAGCGGTAGCCAGGTTTAAAGCCTCATCACTCTTACTGATCAACCTCATCATGTCATCCAGAACAAGGAGTGTGTGCTTGTCCGGGTTGGTCCATTCCATAAGGTCACTTCTTGTGGGGAAGCCTTCGTGCAGAATAAAATTGGGTATATTTTTTTCAGCTTGGTCGAAAACAGGTTGAAACTCGGTATAACAATACACTGTTTGAACCGGAGGGGTCTTAAACATGGCAGTTACATGCTTTAGTAATTTCATAACAAACGTAGTCTTTCCGCTTTGAGTAGCCCCCGATATCATGAAAGTACATGGACTTTGAAAAGGTAACACGTCGTGAGAAGTTGTCATCTTGACGTCCGGATGAGGTATGAAGGAATTGGACACAGCATAAATAACTTAATACGATggacaaatgtatatattttattgacaCAAACTATAATAGGTGTTgacaaaattaaatacaaaatggtCGTTTACATTAACGTTTGAATCGAAAATCTTGACAATACAATCTAACGAATATTTAAAACATAGGTTCAACATGAGAAAAGTTAACACAAATAATCCACAATGAGAAGACGACTTTGGCTTAACTTGAACATTAAAACACTCGTATTTTTTCACGTTACAGTTcagaaaatgttttaattcttCTCCATAAAATTAAGGTGGTCTGCCAAAACTGTCGAAAAACATCCCGTGAGATTTACTTTTAAGCACAATTGCCATCCAATGTTCTCCCGGCAGATCACTAGTATGGTTGTTGACGATGTAGGCACTGGGGTAATGTATCTTATTTGTTGGTAAATTGTTCCTAGCAAATACTCCTTTCACGTGCCGATGTATACACGAATTTGATCGGAGGGCACATTCTAGTTCGTATCCGTTCATGACTGTATATAGCGAACGTTTCGGGAATGGTCTATCTCTAGAAATGAATCGAATACTCCAAAAGCTATGCAAGTGTCAGCAGAGGGTAGTCCAGTCTTGAACTTTATTTCCGCTCTCACATTTCCATGCTTCACCAAGTTTATATAGTCATCTCCAAGTCCTTTCGGGTCCAATGGAAAAGCATACAAGGTGTACCCTTTTCCATAGTCTTCTCTTGTTATAGCGAGTCCTGCGTCTCTGTTAATTTTTTCACAGACCTCAAATAAATTAGCGTATGCCGTTGCATACTGTCGGTTATCCCCAAAGTCAAGCTTTAACGGTCTCGCTGGAACGCTCTCTCCGTTTACGTACAGTCCTACGTCAGTAGCATTGTAATGGTTGAAACAGAAAGGGTTAGTATCGTACGTACCATTTCCGCTTTCTTGTGAAATTAGCCCTAAGACTAGAGTACTTGGACGGATGTTGAACATATTGTCCCAAATGAACTCCCTAGAGTCTTTATTGATAGTGTTTCTTTTTACTTCCGTCCTTTGGAAATAGTAACGGACAGGCTTGGTTTCTATCTGTTTCATATGGTTAACAATGATTCCTGGGTCTACTTTAATTTTGCATGCCTTATAAACACAATCTAACAACTGTAACTTGTAAGCGGGGGTGTCTTCACCCGAAATGACAAAAAACTGGTCGCTACTACGATAAAGTTTTATATACAAATCGACGCCTTGTATTAAATGACGATCCAGTGTTAGCTCCATTTTTTCCATCCGTACTCGCTAAATCACCTGAATCTTTCATGAACAATTGTGACTGAAGTTGTGATTTCTGTTCATCGGTACCACTGGTAAGAATAGTGTTGATATAGGCTTTCCATGGGTAGTTTGAAGTATTTAACGACACTAGTTTATTGTTCATATACACATCCATTTGTGCCCACATAGCTTGAAGAGGCAAATTTACAATACTTGACGTATCGGTATCGTCTAGTGCCGTTCCATCAGCCTTGACAACTTTTGCCCGAACATATAATCTACTGCGTCTTAAATCCATATATTCGGGACCTTGTCCCGAAACGAAAAAAATCAACTGTAGATACATCTGGCGAAGTGAAGTTTGACATAGGCCTAATTTCCGAAAAAAATATTCGATCGATAGCTACTTGATTCTTAGGTTCGTCAAACAAATCCAACTCCATTGGAATGCTAATGTCTTTATTTTCTTCGTTTAGATACGCCATTTCTTTGTTGTCCTTTTATCAAAAATGGATGGTTCAGTTTCTAAATTGATCTTTCTATTCTTTGTATAGTGTTTTGTCTTGGGTGGTGCCCTGTTTTTAGCTTTCTGCGTTTTACCTCTTGCTCCTTTAAGTTTTTCGACTTGAATGGTTATTGGTTTTGATTTCTTTCCTTTTATACCCACTGACTTAGCTTTTTCTTGTTTGATGTGCGGGTCTTTGTCTCGCGTCTGTTGTATAAGTTCTGAAACAGCACGATGTTCGATTGCGGCTGTTGGGGCTACCTGTTCCACCCTGGTTTCATTTTTAGGTACGTCTTTCTTCAGAATTACAAATCTTTTTCTACCATAACGTCTCGAAATTCCTCTTCCAAGCTGATTATTATGTTCCTTTTTTAAATAGCTCGCTTTATTTATGGCCTCTTGCCATAACAATGCATCGCTTATGTATGGAGATTTCGACATCTCTACAGAAAAGGATACTTTTTAAAGTGAAGTGTTACACAGGCTTCCAAATTGATAACTGAACACGGTTGTCCCTTGTTGTCTCTTAAATAGATATGAACTTGATTCACTTGCCCCAAACGAACAGGAACATAATATGGAGTGTTAAAGATCACGTTTGTCCTATAGTGTTTCATCTTCCTAATGACGCGTGCGTCTGTTGCGTCTTTACTGATGTGAACTTTCCGTAGGAGTGGTTTCTCGGATGAACCCACAAAACTCTCTTCACAAATGTTTGAATAGACGTAAACATCGTCCTTATATTTCGACGCGTTTTTATAAGTGATATCGATTTCTGTCAATGCCACAACCCAGTATGCTTCAAGATTTATTTGCCTATCTAATTGTACTGTGAAGTCGTAAGCCATATTCTGTTCAAACAAATGTGATCCATCGGACGATTTAAGAACCATACGTATACTCATCTTGAACAGAAATGACGTTTTATGACAAGAGATCgtgttatttattcattttggatATCTGAAACGGGAACCCATGAGTCGAACTTTTTCGGGTACCCTAGCCAACGCACCAGTACCTGCTTAGTCCCATTTCTTTTTCGTCTTTTAATAACCTTTTCTATTTTCCATTTGGTCTCTCCATCCTTCCGTACTTTCTGAACTTCACTATCTTGGAAGGTCCCTTCTATTGCTTCATCTTGAAGGTCAACGACCTTGTACAGACTAAGTTGTTGACGGAAAAATGGATGACGTTTGAACGTAAGTCTGACAAAATCGTTTACCTTGTATCTAAAGCTTTTTTTCCTACTTTTGATCTTTGTTTTTTTAACGACTTTCTTTTCTCTTCTCTTAGGGTTTCGAGCAAGATATGCACTTAAACGAACTTCACCTGCATTGTGTTTATTTACTTCGAACGGTGCGAATCCACCAAGGGTACGATGCGGTCTTGCGTTATAC contains:
- the LOC139483993 gene encoding uncharacterized protein F54H12.2-like, encoding MKQIETKPVRYYFQRTEVKRNTINKDSREFIWDNMFNIRPSTLVLGLISQESGNGTYDTNPFCFNHYNATDVGLYVNGESVPARPLKLDFGDNRQYATAYANLFEVCEKINRDAGLAITREDYGKGYTLYAFPLDPKGLGDDYINLVKHGNVRAEIKFKTGLPSADTCIAFGVFDSFLEIDHSRNVRYIQS